A region from the Rufibacter sp. DG15C genome encodes:
- a CDS encoding NuoM family protein encodes MAYLLSSLIFVPLVAALVLLVLPSKKTGLLKYVALGATLLELSLSLLLFFQVQNTTGGVVGQSFQFQEKYDWIALQLGSLGQLKIYYWLGVDGLNVALILLTGIIAVIGILSSWRIHQSLKGYLSLYLLLLGSVMGCFVAMDLFLFYLFFEFMLLPMYFLIGMWGGPRREYAAIKFFLYTLVGSVLILLAFIGLYASVMDPAATAVQQGLPAGAQGIQQVQTLLQNGQLTSAQVVHAFNIPDMLDARNFIPGSILHAASGISIFGLSARMVAFLALFLGFFIKLPGVPFHTWLPDAHVEAPTPISVILASILLKVGGYGLFRIAFPVFPAEAAEMSWLIGLLGVISILYGGACALAMSDLKKLIAYSSVSHMGFVLLGLAALTPEAWNGALFQLFSHGLISGMLFLIAGVIYDRMHNRDIHRFRGLAMVAPVFTTFVVIAFFASLGLPGFSGFIAELLVLLGAFGSKAGGGFLPRWMALAAAIGLVLSAAYYLWTLQRMFFGRFWLSPDLPKSFTDLTKREMLMLLPLALLILLFGLFPALLLDKSGATVAEYLKIFQPVAPTSLLLP; translated from the coding sequence ATGGCATATTTGCTTAGTAGTCTCATTTTTGTTCCGTTGGTCGCCGCGCTGGTGCTGTTGGTTCTGCCTTCTAAAAAAACGGGCCTCCTGAAATATGTAGCCTTAGGCGCAACTCTCTTAGAACTGTCCCTTTCCCTTCTGCTATTTTTCCAAGTTCAGAATACCACGGGCGGTGTTGTGGGGCAGAGCTTTCAGTTTCAGGAGAAGTATGACTGGATTGCTTTGCAATTGGGTTCCTTGGGTCAGCTCAAAATCTACTATTGGCTGGGCGTAGATGGCTTAAACGTGGCGCTCATCCTGCTGACGGGCATTATAGCCGTGATAGGCATCCTCTCTTCCTGGCGCATTCATCAGTCCCTGAAAGGCTACTTGAGCTTGTACCTATTGCTTTTAGGTAGCGTGATGGGCTGTTTTGTGGCCATGGACTTGTTCCTGTTCTACCTATTCTTTGAGTTCATGCTACTACCCATGTACTTCTTGATTGGGATGTGGGGCGGACCCAGAAGAGAATACGCGGCCATCAAATTTTTCTTATACACGCTGGTAGGTTCAGTCTTGATTCTGCTGGCTTTTATTGGCTTGTATGCCTCAGTCATGGACCCGGCAGCTACGGCGGTGCAACAAGGATTACCGGCCGGTGCACAAGGCATCCAGCAGGTGCAAACATTGTTGCAAAATGGCCAACTGACCTCTGCCCAAGTAGTGCATGCGTTTAACATCCCAGACATGCTGGACGCGCGCAATTTCATCCCGGGCAGTATCTTGCATGCGGCGTCGGGCATTTCAATATTTGGTTTGTCTGCGCGCATGGTGGCGTTTTTGGCCTTGTTTCTGGGATTCTTCATAAAACTACCGGGCGTACCTTTTCACACCTGGCTTCCCGATGCCCATGTGGAAGCACCCACCCCCATCTCTGTAATTTTAGCCAGTATCTTGCTAAAAGTAGGTGGTTATGGGTTGTTTAGGATTGCGTTTCCGGTGTTCCCCGCCGAGGCCGCTGAAATGAGTTGGTTGATTGGCCTCTTGGGCGTAATTTCTATTTTGTATGGTGGGGCCTGTGCCTTGGCCATGTCTGACTTAAAGAAACTGATTGCTTATTCCTCGGTCTCGCACATGGGCTTTGTTTTACTAGGGTTGGCCGCACTAACGCCCGAAGCCTGGAACGGCGCCCTATTCCAGTTGTTCAGCCACGGACTCATCTCAGGGATGCTCTTTTTGATTGCCGGCGTGATTTATGACCGTATGCACAACCGCGACATCCATCGGTTTAGAGGGCTGGCCATGGTAGCGCCCGTGTTCACCACCTTTGTGGTGATTGCCTTCTTCGCCTCTCTGGGCCTGCCGGGATTCTCTGGTTTCATTGCCGAGTTGTTGGTTTTGCTTGGGGCCTTTGGGTCTAAGGCGGGCGGTGGTTTCCTGCCACGGTGGATGGCTCTGGCGGCAGCGATTGGCCTGGTGCTGTCGGCGGCGTATTACCTCTGGACTTTGCAACGCATGTTCTTCGGGCGGTTCTGGCTGAGTCCCGACTTGCCTAAATCATTTACTGACTTAACCAAGCGCGAAATGCTGATGCTTTTGCCATTGGCCTTGCTAATTTTGTTGTTCGGGTTGTTCCCTGCCTTGCTCTTAGATAAATCTGGAGCCACGGTGGCGGAGTATTTGAAGATTTTCCAGCCGGTGGCGCCTACCTCACTCCTTCTTCCCTAA
- a CDS encoding NADH-quinone oxidoreductase subunit L: MAELQTLLLVVPVLGQSLSLLERVTVAGLLLMPLLSFLSLFLFGRKLPRHGDWLAIGFMGLSLTGALFLFSQVWGQTPLHSEFTWFLLPQPTGEVVSMQAGVYLDNLTAVMLVLVTFISLLVMVFSVGYMKGDVLYARYYAYLSLFTACMLGLLLADNLLVLFICWELVGFLSYLLIGFWYQRQAAAKASTKAFLVNRIGDVGFLWALFAFFAVFKTFNINSAQALLSTLPLQTEQDVMLLLGFGLLAGAMGKSAQFPLQVWLPDAMQGPTPVSALIHAATMVAAGVYLLARCFPFFLPEVLLTMAIIGVFTAFIGALAASQQQDIKKVLAFSTISQLGYMVMGVGVGAPEASLLHLITHAFFKASLFLISGIVIHAIQHAWHHHSNKILFEAPIDVQDMRNMGGLRMMLPLTFVCYGISAGALVGLPFFSGFLSKEALLLASVQWAQAGATWQWLLPGFGFATVLLTAYYMARQLLLVFFGRPRLKLPLKSYKYSPRQEVSWIMLAPVMLLTVLSLWVFFSWSPLSSEQSWLVPQIASALAANSFFPANGHQAHISWILYLSLAMVVLGGALAFFTRQAVRAKQFTKPVMGWRYWLKNQFFLNEAYAFVVVRPTLALGRLTEKTDHILNYGLHAFSKGFVAISKLIAWGDRWVVDGAVQMVGWSSRQVGHMGRSLQNGNIQSYYLFSLLGLVVLLFWLFY, encoded by the coding sequence ATGGCTGAGTTGCAAACCTTGCTCCTGGTGGTCCCTGTGTTGGGTCAATCCCTTTCCTTGTTGGAACGGGTGACGGTGGCCGGTCTGCTTTTGATGCCGCTTCTGTCTTTCCTGAGTCTGTTTCTGTTTGGCAGAAAACTTCCCCGCCACGGTGATTGGCTGGCCATTGGGTTCATGGGATTGTCCTTGACAGGGGCACTGTTTTTGTTTAGTCAAGTCTGGGGACAGACGCCGCTTCACTCTGAGTTTACCTGGTTTTTACTACCCCAGCCAACCGGCGAAGTAGTCTCCATGCAGGCTGGCGTCTATCTGGACAACCTCACGGCCGTGATGCTGGTGTTGGTGACGTTTATCTCGTTGCTGGTGATGGTCTTCTCTGTGGGCTACATGAAAGGCGATGTGCTTTACGCCCGCTATTACGCATACCTGAGTTTGTTCACGGCCTGTATGCTGGGGTTGTTGCTGGCAGATAACCTGCTGGTGCTCTTCATCTGCTGGGAACTGGTGGGCTTTTTATCCTATCTTTTAATAGGCTTTTGGTACCAGCGGCAGGCGGCGGCCAAGGCCAGCACCAAAGCGTTTCTGGTCAATAGAATTGGCGATGTGGGCTTTCTGTGGGCGCTGTTTGCGTTTTTTGCGGTGTTCAAAACCTTCAACATCAACTCGGCGCAAGCGTTGCTGTCAACTTTGCCTTTGCAAACCGAGCAAGACGTGATGCTGTTGCTGGGTTTCGGGTTATTGGCGGGGGCCATGGGCAAGTCTGCGCAGTTTCCGTTGCAGGTCTGGTTACCGGATGCCATGCAGGGTCCTACGCCAGTGTCTGCCCTCATCCACGCGGCCACCATGGTGGCCGCGGGTGTGTATCTGCTGGCGCGGTGCTTCCCGTTTTTCCTACCCGAGGTCCTGCTGACCATGGCCATCATTGGGGTCTTTACGGCTTTTATAGGAGCGCTGGCCGCCAGTCAACAGCAGGACATCAAGAAAGTGCTGGCTTTCTCTACCATCTCACAGTTGGGCTACATGGTAATGGGCGTGGGCGTGGGCGCGCCAGAGGCTTCGTTGCTTCATTTGATTACGCACGCGTTTTTCAAGGCTTCGCTGTTCCTTATTTCAGGGATTGTGATTCATGCCATCCAGCATGCCTGGCACCATCATTCCAACAAGATTCTGTTTGAGGCGCCCATTGACGTGCAGGACATGCGCAACATGGGCGGACTGCGCATGATGTTGCCCCTCACCTTTGTCTGCTATGGTATCTCGGCGGGCGCGCTGGTAGGACTTCCCTTCTTCTCGGGTTTTCTTTCTAAGGAGGCCTTGCTCTTGGCTAGCGTACAATGGGCGCAAGCTGGTGCTACCTGGCAGTGGCTCCTTCCGGGGTTTGGCTTCGCGACGGTGCTACTGACGGCGTACTACATGGCGCGGCAACTGTTACTGGTATTCTTCGGAAGACCCAGATTGAAACTGCCCTTGAAGTCTTATAAGTACAGTCCGCGCCAGGAAGTATCCTGGATCATGCTAGCGCCAGTGATGCTGTTGACGGTCCTGAGTCTGTGGGTGTTTTTTTCCTGGTCGCCGCTTTCTTCAGAGCAAAGTTGGCTAGTGCCGCAGATAGCCTCCGCGCTAGCCGCTAATTCCTTTTTCCCAGCAAACGGTCATCAAGCCCATATCTCCTGGATCCTCTATCTTTCTTTGGCAATGGTTGTCTTGGGTGGAGCATTGGCCTTCTTTACCCGCCAGGCGGTGCGGGCCAAGCAGTTCACCAAACCGGTGATGGGTTGGCGGTACTGGCTAAAAAATCAGTTCTTCTTAAATGAGGCCTATGCCTTTGTTGTAGTCAGACCCACCTTGGCACTGGGCAGACTTACTGAGAAAACTGACCATATCCTGAATTATGGTTTGCACGCTTTTAGTAAAGGCTTTGTGGCTATTTCAAAGCTGATAGCCTGGGGTGATAGATGGGTAGTGGATGGTGCAGTGCAAATGGTTGGCTGGTCTTCCAGGCAAGTAGGGCATATGGGCCGAAGCCTCCAGAATGGTAACATTCAATCTTATTATCTATTTTCGCTGTTAGGGCTGGTGGTCTTACTCTTCTGGCTTTTTTATTAG
- a CDS encoding TonB-dependent receptor domain-containing protein produces the protein MKHLFLLFFFISVLTTSGQAQGKISGTLQEAGTNQPVGFATAVLLSVQDSAIVTSALVGAEGTFVLAPAPVGRYHVKFSYIGYQTRVLANVVVTAAKPQVNLGIIQLKTASTTLKAVEVMGQREAVEYGLDRRVYNVGQDLSTVGGTAVDVMQNVPSVTVDQEGTVSMRGTSNITILIDGKPSALSGLGLDQIPASAIERVEVITNPSSKYDPSGTGGVLNIILKKEQQQGLNGIASVTAGLNNRYNTSLNLNYRIGKFNLFANHDFRRDLRQGEGTVTRRYTPAGESVRLEELESSNENINSNHNFRFGADYQLTDNQSLTGSILYRMGTRESEGNSFSRFLRESSALDSTSTRQNTGNEDRSLWEYALSYRKTFTKPGHELTADAVFNMEREPGQDEVQEQFRNADGSPSLYQPFTWQRNLNLEREREFSLQADYVHPFHEKGKWEAGYRSTFERSDEDTKASDFNFTTSQFENNSGRTNRFVYEEWVHAVYGNYGDALKKFSYQVGARVEQTNIVTDQITQAQRNKQDYLNLFPSLFLTYDFSEEQKVQTSYSRRIDRPGTWSLNPFRDVSDPRNIRQGNPNLTPEFIDSYEINYLRFWKQTTLTVGVFYRRMTDIVQSFRTPLDENSTISTFANVGKGESYGLELTGTANLANWWKINANASGFNYRIDASEEGGQANSRLSWTSRLNSNFTLPFKTEVQLSANYRSPTVTIQGERSAFFSTSLSARKEVLNGKGNIILRVQDIFNTMRFNSNTFVENEFEERSRFKPQSQLVYVGFSYRFGNNGLQKKEREERGDEPQEIQEGN, from the coding sequence CGGCCGTGTTGCTGTCGGTGCAAGATTCGGCCATTGTCACCAGCGCCTTGGTAGGGGCCGAGGGAACGTTTGTCCTGGCACCCGCGCCCGTGGGCCGCTACCATGTCAAGTTCTCTTACATAGGCTACCAGACGCGCGTCCTGGCCAACGTGGTGGTGACCGCCGCCAAGCCGCAGGTGAACCTGGGCATCATCCAGTTAAAGACGGCCAGCACCACCTTGAAAGCCGTGGAGGTGATGGGCCAGCGCGAAGCCGTGGAGTACGGCTTGGACCGGCGCGTCTACAACGTGGGGCAGGACTTGTCAACGGTAGGTGGCACGGCGGTGGACGTGATGCAGAATGTGCCTTCGGTGACGGTAGACCAGGAAGGGACGGTGAGCATGCGCGGCACCTCCAACATCACCATTCTCATTGACGGCAAGCCCTCGGCGCTGAGCGGCTTGGGGCTGGACCAGATTCCGGCCAGCGCCATTGAGCGGGTAGAGGTCATCACCAATCCCTCCAGCAAGTATGACCCCAGCGGCACGGGCGGCGTGCTTAACATCATCCTCAAGAAAGAGCAGCAGCAAGGCCTGAACGGCATCGCCTCGGTGACCGCGGGCCTGAACAACCGCTACAACACCTCCCTGAACCTCAACTATAGAATAGGCAAGTTCAACCTGTTTGCCAACCATGACTTTAGAAGGGACTTGCGCCAAGGCGAAGGCACCGTGACCAGAAGGTACACGCCGGCCGGCGAAAGCGTGCGCCTGGAAGAGCTGGAGTCCAGCAACGAAAACATCAACAGCAACCACAACTTCAGGTTCGGCGCCGATTACCAGCTCACCGACAACCAAAGCTTGACCGGCTCCATTCTGTACCGCATGGGCACCCGGGAAAGTGAAGGCAACAGCTTCAGCCGGTTTCTGCGGGAGAGCAGCGCCCTGGACAGCACGTCTACCCGCCAAAACACGGGCAATGAGGATAGAAGCCTTTGGGAATACGCCCTGAGCTACCGCAAGACGTTTACCAAGCCCGGCCATGAACTGACCGCCGATGCTGTCTTCAATATGGAGCGCGAACCGGGCCAGGACGAGGTGCAGGAGCAGTTCAGGAATGCAGACGGCTCGCCTAGCCTGTACCAGCCTTTTACCTGGCAGCGGAACCTCAATCTGGAGCGGGAGCGCGAGTTTTCCTTGCAGGCAGATTACGTGCACCCGTTCCATGAGAAAGGAAAATGGGAGGCCGGTTACCGCAGCACGTTTGAGCGCAGCGACGAAGACACCAAGGCCAGTGACTTCAACTTCACCACCAGCCAGTTTGAGAACAATAGTGGCCGCACCAACCGCTTTGTCTATGAGGAATGGGTGCACGCCGTCTACGGGAACTATGGCGATGCCCTCAAGAAATTCAGCTATCAGGTAGGCGCCCGGGTAGAGCAGACTAACATTGTCACTGACCAAATCACGCAGGCCCAGCGCAACAAGCAGGACTACCTCAACCTGTTTCCAAGCCTGTTCCTGACTTATGATTTCTCTGAGGAGCAGAAGGTGCAGACCTCCTATAGTCGTCGCATTGACCGTCCCGGTACCTGGTCCTTGAATCCGTTTAGAGACGTTTCTGATCCGCGTAACATCCGGCAGGGCAACCCCAATCTGACACCCGAGTTCATTGATTCGTATGAGATCAACTACCTGCGTTTCTGGAAACAGACTACCCTCACGGTTGGCGTCTTCTACCGCAGGATGACGGACATTGTGCAGAGTTTCAGGACGCCTCTGGATGAGAATTCTACCATCTCTACGTTTGCCAACGTGGGCAAGGGAGAGTCTTATGGTCTGGAGCTGACCGGCACCGCCAACCTGGCCAACTGGTGGAAAATCAATGCCAACGCCTCTGGCTTCAATTACCGCATAGACGCCTCTGAAGAAGGGGGGCAGGCCAACAGCCGGTTAAGCTGGACCAGCCGTCTTAACTCCAACTTCACCCTGCCCTTCAAAACCGAAGTGCAATTGTCTGCCAACTACCGGTCTCCCACAGTGACCATCCAGGGAGAGCGGTCGGCGTTTTTTAGTACCAGTTTGAGCGCGCGCAAAGAGGTATTAAACGGAAAAGGGAACATCATTCTGCGGGTACAGGACATCTTCAACACCATGCGGTTCAACTCCAATACCTTCGTGGAGAATGAGTTTGAGGAAAGGAGCCGGTTTAAGCCGCAGAGCCAGTTGGTGTATGTGGGCTTCAGCTATAGGTTCGGGAACAACGGCCTGCAGAAAAAAGAAAGAGAAGAGCGCGGCGACGAGCCCCAGGAAATTCAGGAGGGCAATTAA
- a CDS encoding NADH-quinone oxidoreductase subunit J: MLSLPLVLFYVFASLAVGGGVWLLLSKNLLHMAFALLLTLLGLAAIYVLLYADFVAIAQIMVYVGGVLVLILFGLLLSSNATGNFVAQEPVNRSLGILLAMALLGGGIWALVQSFDAAFGHYPAVPTLAQQAAQGHYTSLHGLGKQLISTYVLPFEIASVLLLVALVGAAAITKQTSRK, encoded by the coding sequence ATGTTGTCACTGCCACTAGTTCTTTTCTACGTTTTCGCTAGTTTAGCGGTGGGCGGCGGCGTATGGTTGCTGTTGAGCAAGAACTTGTTGCACATGGCCTTCGCCCTTCTTCTGACGTTGTTAGGACTTGCGGCCATCTACGTGCTCTTGTACGCCGATTTTGTAGCCATAGCGCAGATAATGGTGTATGTAGGCGGGGTGCTGGTGTTGATTCTGTTTGGATTACTGTTAAGCTCCAATGCCACGGGCAATTTTGTGGCGCAAGAGCCGGTGAACCGAAGCTTGGGCATTCTGCTAGCGATGGCCTTGTTAGGAGGAGGTATTTGGGCTTTGGTGCAGTCGTTTGATGCCGCGTTTGGCCACTACCCTGCTGTTCCTACCCTTGCCCAACAAGCGGCGCAGGGCCATTACACGTCCTTGCATGGCCTGGGCAAACAGCTGATTTCTACCTACGTCCTGCCCTTTGAGATAGCCTCTGTTTTGTTGCTGGTGGCCTTGGTAGGCGCGGCGGCCATCACCAAACAAACCTCGCGCAAATGA
- the nuoK gene encoding NADH-quinone oxidoreductase subunit NuoK, with translation MMAIPLLHLLVLGTILFCLGLAIVLTKRHAIAILMGIELLFNAANLNLVAFAQHDPDRLQGQVYSLFVMLIAACETAVALAIVLQVFKYFKTAHLQDIDQLNG, from the coding sequence ATGATGGCCATTCCGTTGTTGCATCTGCTGGTGCTGGGCACCATCCTGTTTTGCCTGGGTCTGGCCATTGTTTTGACCAAGCGGCACGCCATTGCCATTCTCATGGGCATTGAGTTGCTGTTTAACGCTGCCAACTTGAATCTGGTGGCTTTTGCGCAACATGACCCTGACCGGTTGCAGGGCCAGGTGTACAGCCTGTTTGTGATGCTCATTGCCGCTTGTGAGACCGCCGTGGCCCTGGCTATTGTGTTGCAGGTGTTCAAATATTTTAAGACGGCCCATCTCCAAGACATAGACCAACTAAATGGCTGA
- a CDS encoding glycine zipper domain-containing protein, translated as MKKLKIVTIMLCSVFFLGGSITETQAQDTQKKEKKGWSKKAKGAVIGGAGGAAAGAVVGGTKGAVIGGVAGTVAGGAIGKKKDKKKDPKRHQQYAKKNND; from the coding sequence ATGAAAAAGTTAAAAATAGTCACTATCATGCTTTGCTCCGTTTTCTTTTTGGGCGGTAGCATCACAGAGACGCAGGCACAGGACACCCAGAAGAAAGAAAAGAAAGGCTGGAGTAAGAAAGCCAAAGGGGCTGTGATTGGTGGCGCCGGTGGCGCGGCCGCTGGAGCCGTGGTGGGCGGTACCAAGGGCGCAGTCATTGGCGGAGTTGCCGGAACGGTGGCCGGGGGAGCCATAGGCAAGAAAAAAGACAAGAAGAAAGACCCTAAGCGCCATCAGCAGTACGCTAAGAAAAACAACGACTAA
- a CDS encoding DMT family transporter, translating to MNQQVKVHGSLFLVALIYGANYSIAKEVMPEYVQPYALILWRVSGAVLFFWAVSLVRTKEKIQGWADWRRIILCGFFGIALNQLTFFGGLNLTSPINASLIMTITPIVVLVMSAVLLREKVEAQRIGGILLACAGAFLLIYGKTDAKSQGNTLGDILILVNATSYGIYLVLVKPLMQRYKAITVVSRVFLIGFIGVLPFGLPQIMEPDYASFPMYVWAAIAFMIIGVTIMAYLLNAWALTYASPSLLGVYIYLQPVLAILIAVVLGKDVFTWQKAVFALMIFGGVYLVSRPRKPAALPV from the coding sequence ATGAACCAGCAGGTGAAAGTACACGGCTCTTTGTTTTTAGTGGCACTTATTTACGGGGCCAACTACAGCATTGCCAAAGAGGTGATGCCGGAATACGTGCAGCCGTATGCTTTGATTTTATGGCGGGTGAGCGGCGCGGTACTTTTCTTTTGGGCGGTGTCGCTGGTTAGAACCAAAGAGAAGATTCAAGGCTGGGCTGACTGGCGACGGATTATTCTGTGCGGGTTCTTCGGGATTGCCCTGAACCAGCTTACCTTCTTTGGCGGACTCAACCTCACCTCTCCTATCAATGCCTCTTTGATTATGACCATCACGCCCATTGTAGTGTTGGTCATGAGTGCGGTATTGTTGCGCGAGAAAGTAGAGGCGCAACGCATTGGAGGTATCCTGCTGGCCTGCGCGGGGGCCTTTTTGCTCATCTACGGCAAGACAGACGCCAAATCGCAGGGCAATACATTAGGGGATATTCTGATTCTGGTGAACGCCACGTCGTACGGCATCTACCTGGTGCTGGTAAAGCCCCTCATGCAACGCTACAAGGCCATCACCGTGGTGAGCCGCGTGTTTTTGATTGGTTTTATAGGGGTGCTGCCCTTCGGGTTGCCGCAGATCATGGAGCCTGACTATGCATCCTTTCCCATGTATGTATGGGCGGCCATCGCGTTTATGATCATTGGCGTGACCATCATGGCCTACCTGCTTAACGCTTGGGCCTTGACCTATGCCAGTCCTTCATTACTGGGCGTGTATATTTATTTACAGCCGGTGCTGGCCATTTTAATTGCGGTAGTATTGGGCAAAGATGTGTTCACCTGGCAGAAAGCGGTCTTCGCGCTCATGATCTTCGGGGGCGTATACTTGGTAAGCCGACCTAGGAAGCCGGCTGCCCTTCCCGTTTAA